In a single window of the Limnochorda sp. L945t genome:
- a CDS encoding ABC transporter substrate-binding protein, translated as MRRSIGSRLVLAWIVVALLASPTLAATVVRVSGWGGTDIAIVEELISRFVKPVVEKEGIEVKYEPIAEDFAGFLTNSLSAGTAPDLFYMDIFWAEPLIAAGRIEPLDDYLARSKVLHKQDILPNLLQAFTYKGKVYGIPKDFNTLALFYNKDLFDDAGVAYPNETDTWDTLVAKLRKLSRPQEGIYGVAATPEFARFGAFAYAAGFKLFDEKGRSDLSQPGFVEAFRWYTGLVRDKVGVLPADLGQGWGGGALATEKVGAAFEGAWILGFLRDQAPNLRYGATLLPKHPTTKQRGNFIYTVSWSINAASKVKQAAFKVLEALTSPEAQQWVLRRGLALPSRAALLNDPYFQQKSPEAEANLIVFRGASDGNVQPFKFGKYGDAWMRPVNEALSGVMTGELTVEKALQQAQKALDEVTSR; from the coding sequence GTGCGCAGGAGCATCGGGTCGCGTCTCGTCCTGGCGTGGATCGTGGTCGCGCTGCTGGCCTCCCCCACCCTGGCCGCTACCGTGGTGCGGGTTTCCGGGTGGGGCGGCACGGACATCGCCATCGTCGAGGAGCTCATCAGCCGCTTCGTCAAGCCGGTCGTGGAGAAGGAAGGCATCGAGGTCAAGTACGAGCCCATCGCGGAGGACTTCGCGGGCTTCCTCACCAACAGCCTCTCGGCGGGCACGGCCCCGGATCTCTTCTACATGGACATCTTCTGGGCCGAGCCGCTGATCGCGGCAGGCCGCATCGAGCCTCTCGACGACTACCTCGCCCGCTCCAAGGTGCTCCACAAGCAGGACATCCTGCCCAATTTGCTCCAGGCGTTCACGTACAAGGGCAAGGTGTACGGCATCCCCAAAGACTTCAACACCCTCGCGCTGTTCTACAACAAGGATCTCTTCGATGACGCCGGGGTCGCCTACCCGAACGAGACGGACACCTGGGACACGCTGGTCGCCAAGTTGCGCAAGCTGAGCCGGCCGCAGGAGGGGATCTACGGCGTGGCGGCAACGCCGGAGTTCGCCAGGTTTGGCGCGTTCGCCTACGCGGCCGGTTTCAAGTTGTTCGACGAGAAGGGCAGGAGCGACCTCTCCCAGCCCGGGTTCGTGGAGGCGTTCCGCTGGTACACCGGCCTGGTACGCGACAAGGTGGGCGTGCTCCCGGCCGACCTCGGCCAGGGCTGGGGCGGCGGGGCCCTGGCCACCGAGAAGGTAGGGGCCGCCTTTGAGGGCGCCTGGATCCTCGGCTTCCTCAGGGATCAGGCTCCCAACCTGCGCTATGGAGCCACGCTGCTCCCCAAGCACCCCACGACCAAGCAGCGGGGCAACTTCATCTACACCGTCTCGTGGTCCATCAACGCCGCATCCAAGGTGAAGCAGGCCGCGTTCAAGGTGCTCGAGGCCCTCACCAGCCCTGAGGCGCAGCAGTGGGTCCTGCGGCGTGGCCTGGCCCTGCCGAGCCGTGCGGCGCTGCTCAACGACCCGTACTTCCAGCAAAAGAGCCCGGAGGCCGAGGCCAACCTCATCGTCTTCCGGGGAGCCTCGGACGGCAACGTGCAGCCGTTCAAGTTCGGCAAGTACGGGGATGCCTGGATGCGGCCGGTCAACGAGGCGCTGTCGGGCGTCATGACGGGCGAGCTGACGGTGGAGAAGGCGCTGCAGCAGGCGCAAAAGGCGCTGGACGAGGTCACGAGCCGCTGA
- a CDS encoding BlaI/MecI/CopY family transcriptional regulator, with product MQGRAYVYNARIAREQAARRSLREWIQRYWGGAVVPAVSMMLGGEKLRREDVEALHELVERLAPEEGTPHDDH from the coding sequence TTGCAGGGTCGTGCCTACGTCTACAACGCGCGGATCGCCCGCGAGCAGGCCGCCCGGCGCAGCCTCCGAGAGTGGATCCAGCGCTACTGGGGTGGGGCCGTGGTGCCCGCGGTGAGCATGATGCTCGGGGGCGAGAAGCTCCGGCGAGAGGACGTGGAGGCGCTGCACGAGCTGGTCGAACGCCTGGCTCCCGAGGAGGGTACGCCGCATGACGACCACTGA
- the mtnA gene encoding S-methyl-5-thioribose-1-phosphate isomerase, whose translation MVRAYRWDGSSLWLLDQRRLPAEEVWVRCVSAGEVASAIRAMIVRGAPLIGVAAAYGVALAAKEAAGGPFPDGAPAGDRLVSSLEQAAGTLKAARPTAVNLAWAVERVMRRLREALSQEPAGSRGAAATAATAVAPDALARIAEEEARAIASEDEASCWAIGEAGAPLMPEHGGVLTHCNTGALATAGIGTAAGILRRAVARGHSLRIYATETRPYLQGARLTAWELIRDGLDVTLITDNMAGYVMQQGFVQAVVVGADRIAANGDTANKVGTYALAVLAAAHGIPFYVAAPYSTVDLSVSSGAAIPIEERSPEEVTHLAGMPIAPPQVSALHPAFDVTPARLITAIVTDRGVLRPPYESSLARAAAVPPARPSERRVPSS comes from the coding sequence TTGGTGCGTGCCTACCGCTGGGATGGATCGTCGCTCTGGTTGCTCGACCAGCGCCGGCTGCCGGCCGAAGAGGTCTGGGTCCGCTGCGTGTCGGCCGGTGAGGTTGCGTCCGCCATCCGCGCCATGATCGTGCGGGGAGCGCCCCTGATCGGGGTGGCCGCCGCCTACGGCGTCGCCCTTGCGGCGAAAGAGGCGGCAGGTGGCCCTTTTCCGGACGGCGCTCCCGCAGGCGACCGGCTCGTGTCGTCGCTCGAGCAGGCGGCTGGTACCCTGAAGGCGGCGCGTCCCACCGCCGTCAACCTGGCGTGGGCCGTCGAGCGCGTGATGCGCCGCCTGCGAGAGGCCCTCTCGCAGGAGCCTGCCGGCAGCCGGGGGGCCGCCGCTACCGCCGCCACGGCCGTTGCGCCGGACGCGCTGGCCCGCATCGCCGAAGAGGAGGCCCGGGCCATCGCATCCGAGGACGAGGCGAGCTGCTGGGCCATCGGGGAGGCCGGCGCCCCTCTCATGCCCGAGCATGGAGGCGTCCTGACCCACTGCAACACGGGCGCCCTGGCAACGGCCGGCATCGGCACCGCGGCAGGGATCCTGCGGCGGGCGGTGGCCCGGGGGCACAGCCTGCGCATCTACGCCACCGAGACCCGCCCTTACCTCCAGGGTGCGCGCCTGACCGCCTGGGAGCTCATCCGAGACGGCCTCGACGTGACGCTGATCACGGACAACATGGCCGGATACGTGATGCAGCAAGGGTTCGTCCAGGCGGTCGTGGTGGGTGCCGACCGCATCGCGGCCAACGGGGACACGGCCAACAAGGTCGGCACGTACGCGCTCGCCGTCCTCGCCGCCGCGCACGGCATCCCGTTTTATGTGGCGGCGCCGTACTCGACGGTGGACCTCTCCGTGTCGTCCGGTGCCGCCATCCCCATCGAGGAGCGTTCGCCCGAGGAAGTGACCCATCTGGCCGGCATGCCCATCGCGCCGCCGCAGGTGAGCGCCCTGCACCCGGCGTTCGACGTGACGCCGGCCCGTCTCATCACCGCCATCGTCACGGACCGGGGCGTCCTGCGGCCGCCGTACGAGAGTTCGCTCGCCCGAGCAGCCGCCGTGCCCCCGGCCCGTCCGTCAGAACGGAGGGTACCATCGTCGTGA
- a CDS encoding S-methyl-5'-thioinosine phosphorylase gives MRARLAVVGGTGFDDPGLLGAPVAAERVVTRFGQVALSYYHVGGDPGAVVAFLPRHGAAHGVPPHRIDYRANFAALARAGVERIVATAAVGSLRATLAPGTLLIPDQVLDFTRSRPGTFYDEAVVHTDFTEPYCPQMREALLRAAGRQGLSVEPAGTYAVLEGPRYETAAEVRTLALLGGDVVGMTGMPEAILAREAGMCMAVVAVVTNLGAGIAQRELSHAEVGDVMARRRADVVRLMLEALTSLPEARACPCSRIRADGRPPVW, from the coding sequence ATGCGAGCCAGGCTCGCCGTCGTGGGAGGCACGGGGTTCGACGATCCGGGGCTCCTCGGTGCTCCGGTGGCCGCCGAGCGCGTGGTCACGCGGTTCGGGCAGGTGGCCCTGTCCTATTACCACGTCGGGGGAGATCCGGGTGCCGTGGTAGCGTTTCTGCCGAGGCACGGCGCCGCGCATGGGGTGCCGCCGCACCGCATCGACTACCGGGCCAACTTCGCGGCCCTGGCCCGGGCCGGGGTCGAGCGCATCGTGGCGACGGCCGCCGTGGGGTCGCTCCGGGCCACCCTTGCTCCCGGCACGCTCCTCATCCCCGATCAGGTGCTGGACTTCACCCGCTCGAGGCCGGGCACCTTTTACGACGAGGCCGTGGTGCACACCGACTTCACGGAGCCCTACTGCCCGCAGATGCGGGAGGCGCTCCTGCGGGCCGCCGGGCGGCAGGGGCTTTCGGTGGAGCCGGCGGGCACGTACGCCGTGCTCGAGGGGCCTCGCTACGAGACGGCTGCCGAGGTGCGCACCCTCGCCCTGCTCGGAGGCGACGTGGTGGGCATGACGGGCATGCCCGAGGCGATCCTGGCCCGGGAGGCCGGGATGTGCATGGCCGTGGTCGCCGTGGTGACCAACCTCGGGGCCGGCATCGCCCAAAGGGAGCTCTCGCACGCCGAGGTGGGCGACGTGATGGCCCGGAGGCGCGCGGACGTCGTGCGCCTGATGCTGGAGGCCCTGACCTCCCTGCCCGAGGCCCGGGCGTGCCCGTGCAGCCGCATCCGGGCCGACGGCCGGCCCCCGGTGTGGTAG
- a CDS encoding DUF92 domain-containing protein, which translates to MTPADPAGPVWPVAGIILGPAVAAAGFRARALSRSGAVAAAVVGAVMLAAGGLAWALILLAFFVSGSALTAWRRGRAGRPAMGRDAAQVLANGGVATLAGLMRLAFGAAGWRVGAAAGSGAGVSIWDLLAAGSLAAMTADTWASEIGVLSGARPRLLIGGRVVAPGTSGAVSGPGTAAGLAGALVIATLAGAAFGRAAVAATVLVGGVVGLFVDSWLGATLQARFECLRCGRPVEVPRRHLLTCSGPVEYHGGLAWLDNDGVNALGAACGALVAAGAAALL; encoded by the coding sequence ATGACACCCGCCGACCCTGCCGGGCCCGTCTGGCCGGTGGCCGGCATCATCCTGGGGCCGGCCGTGGCGGCTGCCGGGTTTCGGGCGCGGGCGCTGTCCCGCTCGGGGGCCGTGGCCGCGGCGGTGGTCGGGGCGGTGATGCTCGCAGCCGGCGGCCTTGCGTGGGCGCTCATCTTGCTCGCTTTCTTCGTCTCCGGCTCCGCGCTGACGGCCTGGCGAAGAGGGCGTGCCGGCCGGCCCGCGATGGGCCGGGACGCCGCCCAGGTGCTGGCCAACGGGGGCGTGGCGACCCTTGCCGGGCTCATGCGGCTGGCCTTTGGCGCTGCAGGGTGGCGCGTGGGCGCTGCCGCGGGCTCCGGCGCCGGGGTCAGCATCTGGGACCTGCTGGCGGCCGGGAGCCTGGCCGCGATGACGGCCGACACCTGGGCCAGCGAAATCGGGGTGTTGAGCGGAGCCCGGCCGAGGCTGCTCATAGGGGGCCGGGTGGTGGCGCCGGGCACGTCCGGGGCGGTCTCCGGTCCCGGCACGGCCGCGGGGCTGGCAGGAGCACTCGTCATCGCCACGCTGGCAGGCGCCGCATTCGGCCGAGCCGCCGTCGCCGCGACGGTGCTGGTGGGCGGCGTCGTGGGGCTGTTCGTCGACAGCTGGCTTGGAGCCACCCTGCAGGCCCGCTTCGAGTGCCTCCGGTGCGGACGGCCGGTGGAGGTGCCCCGGCGCCACCTGCTCACGTGCTCCGGGCCGGTCGAGTACCACGGCGGCCTTGCGTGGCTCGACAACGACGGGGTCAACGCCCTGGGGGCAGCGTGCGGAGCCCTGGTGGCGGCCGGTGCCGCAGCGCTGCTATAG
- a CDS encoding DUF502 domain-containing protein, whose protein sequence is MAWGRRAEPRRFWVEEVVPGALARRRWRRWRMRTSAVFGAVQAASGWAAHVAAVAGLAGLLALLVRPLGGRGIFPPRTVLQDVGLVLTALGVASFVLLFGLYALTGRLKRWLDSSEPLSAGVRRLARALLKGLLVELPLAVVAAVLWSIVGFVYLLANLPSLIGRAVLAPVLGWLPWLGRDDA, encoded by the coding sequence ATGGCGTGGGGCCGGCGAGCGGAACCCCGGCGGTTCTGGGTGGAAGAAGTGGTGCCGGGTGCATTGGCGCGCCGGCGCTGGAGACGGTGGCGCATGCGTACCAGCGCCGTGTTTGGCGCCGTGCAGGCGGCCAGCGGATGGGCGGCCCATGTGGCTGCCGTCGCTGGACTGGCGGGCCTCCTGGCGCTACTGGTGCGGCCGTTAGGCGGCCGAGGCATTTTCCCGCCTCGCACTGTGTTACAGGACGTAGGGCTGGTGCTCACGGCGCTTGGGGTGGCGAGCTTTGTCCTGCTGTTTGGCCTCTATGCGTTGACTGGGCGGTTGAAGAGATGGCTGGACAGCTCGGAGCCTCTGAGCGCCGGCGTTCGGCGGCTTGCCCGGGCGCTCCTGAAGGGGCTGCTGGTCGAGCTGCCCCTGGCGGTCGTGGCGGCCGTGCTTTGGTCCATCGTGGGGTTCGTGTACCTTTTGGCCAACCTTCCGAGCCTCATCGGCCGGGCTGTGCTGGCGCCGGTGCTGGGGTGGCTTCCGTGGTTGGGGAGGGACGACGCGTAG
- the speE gene encoding polyamine aminopropyltransferase, whose translation MQAWLVEREDAATRVQFRVRRVLHRERSPYQTISVVELESMGRALVLDDAIQVTERDAFVYHEMLVHVPACAHPRPRRVLVVGGGDGGTLLELARHPEVERIDLVEIDRRVVEVSRRFLPWAEAAFSDPRLTLHYADGARFLERPPSRFDLILVDAPDPVGPGEALFGDAFYEAALRALQPGGMLVTQSGSIWFQSPLLAAINRRLARWFGRVHTYLASVPTYSIGPWSFTVGSSGPDPRAVDAARARRLATRYYTAEVHRAAFVLPRFVQQQLDEAIRATPRPLRAAGTRA comes from the coding sequence GTGCAAGCATGGCTCGTCGAACGGGAGGATGCCGCCACCCGGGTGCAGTTCCGGGTGCGCCGTGTCCTCCATCGGGAACGGTCCCCATACCAGACCATCAGCGTGGTCGAGCTGGAGAGCATGGGCCGCGCGCTGGTCCTCGACGACGCCATCCAGGTGACGGAACGAGACGCCTTCGTCTACCACGAGATGCTCGTGCACGTCCCGGCGTGCGCGCATCCTCGTCCCCGGCGGGTGCTGGTCGTCGGGGGTGGTGACGGCGGGACCTTGCTCGAGCTGGCCCGACACCCGGAGGTCGAGCGTATCGACCTCGTGGAGATCGACCGGCGGGTCGTCGAGGTCTCCCGGCGGTTCCTGCCGTGGGCCGAGGCCGCCTTCTCCGATCCCCGCCTCACCCTCCACTACGCGGACGGGGCTCGGTTCCTGGAGCGGCCTCCGTCCCGCTTCGACCTGATCCTGGTCGACGCGCCCGACCCCGTCGGCCCGGGCGAGGCCCTCTTCGGAGATGCGTTCTACGAGGCAGCGCTGCGGGCGCTCCAGCCTGGCGGGATGCTGGTCACGCAGTCCGGTTCCATATGGTTCCAGAGCCCTTTGCTGGCGGCCATCAACCGGCGGCTGGCAAGGTGGTTCGGCCGGGTCCACACCTACCTGGCAAGCGTGCCCACCTACTCCATCGGGCCGTGGAGCTTCACGGTAGGCTCGAGTGGCCCGGACCCGCGGGCGGTCGACGCCGCCAGGGCGCGCCGCCTGGCCACCCGGTACTATACCGCGGAGGTGCACCGGGCTGCGTTCGTGTTGCCTCGCTTCGTGCAACAGCAGCTGGACGAGGCGATCCGGGCCACGCCCCGCCCGCTGCGCGCCGCCGGCACCCGCGCTTGA
- a CDS encoding recombinase family protein produces MGICPPAVLRRIFAWRLEGRSYQWIRDRLNAEGVPAPRGTRWRNSTLHTLLGEDYILTYAGYGVWNKHYRKGPRPRGVRYKPREEWIVEPRAHPAIIDEETADRLIALARQTREHYETGRGRKGAGSTYLLTGENLDGEPIFRCAACGGHLIGSANGSGGKRRRKYVCAEARYSGGCETVWVDAERLEAAVLDYLRRHYLTADFARAVAEEVRRRQAAQNDDDPAAELRRRLRETERQLANVRQVIPAGGDPQALAAELNRLVATARTLQQQIAAAEQRRATPTISEEQVRTWLDEALRIVDGTDVEPLRRLVRVLAPGHPPSVPPAGAGGVRAGSSGRVAPGGSFVV; encoded by the coding sequence ATGGGGATCTGCCCCCCGGCCGTGCTGCGCCGGATCTTTGCCTGGCGCCTGGAGGGCCGCTCATACCAGTGGATCCGGGATCGGCTGAACGCGGAGGGCGTGCCGGCTCCCCGTGGCACTCGCTGGCGCAACAGCACCCTGCACACCCTGCTGGGCGAGGATTACATCCTGACCTACGCGGGATACGGGGTGTGGAATAAGCACTACCGCAAGGGGCCAAGACCGCGTGGTGTTCGGTACAAGCCCCGAGAGGAGTGGATCGTTGAGCCCCGAGCACACCCCGCCATCATCGACGAGGAGACGGCGGACCGCCTGATCGCGCTGGCCCGGCAGACCAGGGAGCACTACGAGACAGGGCGAGGCCGGAAGGGGGCGGGGAGCACGTATCTCCTCACGGGAGAGAACCTCGATGGGGAGCCCATCTTTCGCTGCGCGGCGTGTGGCGGTCACCTCATCGGTTCGGCCAACGGGTCAGGGGGAAAGCGCCGGCGGAAGTACGTGTGCGCCGAAGCTCGGTACTCGGGGGGCTGCGAGACCGTTTGGGTGGACGCGGAGCGCCTGGAAGCGGCCGTGCTGGACTATCTGCGCCGACACTACCTGACGGCTGATTTCGCGCGAGCCGTTGCGGAGGAGGTGCGTCGCCGACAGGCTGCGCAGAATGACGACGACCCGGCTGCGGAGCTTCGTCGGCGCCTGCGAGAAACGGAGCGTCAGTTGGCCAACGTGCGCCAGGTCATCCCGGCCGGCGGGGATCCGCAGGCGCTGGCAGCGGAGCTCAACCGCTTGGTGGCAACGGCTCGGACCTTGCAACAGCAGATCGCGGCGGCCGAACAGCGCCGGGCGACACCGACCATCAGCGAGGAACAGGTGCGGACGTGGCTCGACGAAGCGCTGCGGATCGTCGACGGGACGGATGTAGAGCCTCTTCGGCGCCTTGTGCGCGTTCTTGCGCCGGGCCACCCTCCATCCGTCCCGCCGGCAGGTGCTGGTGGAGTTCGTGCCGGATCCTCGGGCCGAGTGGCACCCGGCGGCTCTTTTGTGGTCTGA
- a CDS encoding nucleotidyltransferase domain-containing protein — protein MNGAATVHPALRRRIEEQERLLEVARHYACKLAETLAVRWAVVAGSVARGDFHDGSDIDVLVVSDALPSEPLRRAKVLFEVAEGGVEPKGLTLAEVKREIHRRNPLVLEALASGMVVYPQGTSLDEFRRDVGAPSADDA, from the coding sequence ATGAACGGTGCCGCGACGGTGCATCCGGCGCTGCGGCGGCGCATCGAGGAGCAGGAGCGCCTGCTCGAGGTCGCCCGGCATTATGCCTGCAAGTTGGCCGAGACCCTGGCAGTGCGATGGGCGGTCGTGGCAGGGTCAGTGGCGCGCGGGGACTTCCACGACGGCTCCGACATCGACGTGCTGGTGGTGAGTGACGCTTTACCATCGGAGCCCCTGAGGCGCGCGAAGGTGCTGTTTGAGGTCGCCGAGGGCGGAGTGGAGCCCAAAGGCCTGACACTGGCAGAGGTGAAGCGCGAGATCCACCGGCGCAATCCTCTCGTGCTCGAGGCCCTTGCCAGCGGTATGGTGGTCTATCCGCAGGGAACCTCGCTCGATGAATTTCGCCGCGACGTGGGGGCGCCCTCGGCCGACGACGCGTGA
- a CDS encoding LacI family DNA-binding transcriptional regulator produces MTLRDVAAYVGLSVAAVSRALNGHPDVSEVTRRRILRAARRLGYQPNAAAKTLVTRRSHLIGVYFLPGATPSRFSEPFVSQVVDGLLEGLSRAGYDLLFFGAGTADGAPSFLELASRREVDGAVFLGLRTDDPRWEELRRFPIPSVSLDVPIPASRAVCVGSDHLEGSAAVAEHLLSLGHTAIAMINGHTAAPVSWERLTGFSARLQQAGVHLRPEWVVSGDFTEEGGYQAARRLLSSAVRPTAIFAASDLMALGALRAARELGVRVPEELSIAGYDDIDDAARAVPALTTVHQDRRAIGMTAASAAVQLIEAPDHPPASRLLLRPELVVRESTGPARSQGRG; encoded by the coding sequence GTGACGTTACGCGACGTAGCGGCCTACGTGGGGCTGTCGGTCGCGGCCGTCTCCCGGGCGCTCAACGGGCATCCGGACGTGAGCGAGGTGACCCGCCGGCGCATCCTTCGAGCCGCCCGCCGGCTCGGCTACCAGCCCAACGCCGCCGCCAAGACGCTGGTCACCCGGCGGAGCCACCTCATTGGCGTCTACTTTCTGCCCGGGGCCACACCCTCCCGGTTTTCGGAGCCTTTCGTCTCTCAGGTCGTGGACGGCCTGCTCGAGGGCCTCTCCCGGGCGGGATACGACCTGCTCTTCTTCGGCGCCGGCACCGCAGACGGAGCGCCTTCGTTCCTCGAGCTCGCCTCCCGCCGGGAGGTGGATGGCGCCGTCTTTCTCGGCCTGCGGACCGACGACCCCCGATGGGAGGAGCTCCGCCGCTTCCCCATCCCCTCGGTGAGCCTGGACGTGCCCATCCCCGCCTCCCGCGCGGTCTGCGTCGGAAGCGACCATCTGGAAGGAAGCGCGGCCGTCGCCGAGCACCTGCTCTCCCTCGGGCACACCGCCATCGCCATGATCAACGGCCACACGGCGGCGCCCGTGAGCTGGGAGCGCCTCACCGGCTTTTCGGCCCGCTTGCAGCAAGCCGGGGTGCACCTGCGGCCCGAGTGGGTCGTCTCCGGCGACTTCACCGAGGAGGGCGGCTACCAGGCGGCGAGACGGCTGCTCTCGTCAGCCGTGCGTCCGACCGCCATCTTCGCAGCGTCGGACCTGATGGCCCTCGGGGCCCTGAGGGCGGCTCGAGAGCTGGGGGTGCGGGTGCCGGAGGAGCTCAGCATCGCCGGCTACGACGACATCGACGATGCGGCTCGGGCGGTGCCGGCGCTCACGACCGTACACCAGGATCGCCGGGCGATCGGCATGACGGCCGCTTCGGCCGCGGTCCAGCTCATCGAGGCGCCGGACCATCCCCCGGCGTCGCGGCTTCTCTTGCGGCCGGAGCTGGTCGTACGGGAGTCGACCGGGCCGGCTCGCTCGCAGGGAAGGGGGTGA
- a CDS encoding CopG family antitoxin, which yields MARKTREKPLPAFESAEEEAAFWDAHSVADYWDQLEPVNEPVEVVRKRRLLSVRLAQQDMEALGRIAARYGLGAGTLARVWILERLRREKAQQP from the coding sequence ATGGCGCGCAAAACGCGGGAAAAGCCCCTGCCTGCCTTCGAGTCCGCCGAAGAAGAAGCGGCCTTTTGGGACGCCCATTCGGTGGCGGACTACTGGGACCAACTGGAGCCCGTCAATGAGCCAGTGGAGGTGGTGCGCAAGAGGCGACTCCTCTCGGTGCGTCTGGCGCAGCAGGACATGGAGGCCTTGGGCCGGATTGCCGCCCGCTACGGCCTCGGGGCTGGCACGCTGGCCCGAGTTTGGATCCTCGAGCGCCTACGGAGGGAAAAGGCGCAGCAACCATGA
- the gltX gene encoding glutamate--tRNA ligase, translating to MNDARASGAVRVRYAPSPTGYPHVGGVRTALYNWLFARHHGGRFVLRLEDTDQARSTEESARAMIDGLRWLGLDWDEGPDVGGPYGPYRQTQRQELYRAYARRLVEMGRAYPCYCTPEELQARRQEALRRGEAPKYDRHCLHLSEAERRRLKEEGRPEALRFLMDDEGETVVHDLVRGEVRFENALLDDFVIMKSDGLPTYNFAVVVDDLEMHITHVIRGDEHLSNTPRQVQVYRALGVEPPAFAHLSILLAPDRSKLSKRHGAQSVDAFREMGYLPEAILNYLALLGWGYDAEQQIFSIPELVEKFSLERVSKNPAVFDIQKLEWMNGYYVRQLPVDELARRSRPFLEKAGLVQRIERGGEAAERTLHKALALSQSRLRHLADVPEWVRYYFEPPAAYDEKAARKHLLKPGVPALLDEVAAGLEGLEPFDEGALEGYFIRLVEQRGLKLGDVLQPVRVAVTGKDVSPGMFEVLALVGRQASVERLRRAAQWAQGALQPAGTPRA from the coding sequence GTGAACGACGCCAGGGCTTCCGGTGCGGTGCGGGTGCGCTACGCGCCCAGCCCGACCGGCTATCCCCACGTCGGCGGCGTGCGCACGGCCCTGTACAACTGGCTGTTCGCCCGCCACCACGGGGGGCGCTTCGTGCTGCGGCTGGAAGATACGGACCAGGCCCGCTCGACGGAGGAGTCGGCCCGGGCCATGATCGACGGCCTGCGGTGGCTGGGGCTCGACTGGGACGAGGGCCCCGACGTGGGGGGGCCCTACGGGCCTTACCGCCAGACCCAGCGCCAGGAGCTCTACCGGGCCTACGCCCGCCGCCTCGTCGAGATGGGCCGGGCTTATCCGTGTTACTGCACACCGGAGGAGCTGCAGGCGCGCCGCCAGGAGGCGCTGCGGCGCGGCGAGGCGCCCAAGTACGACCGGCACTGCCTGCACCTGAGCGAGGCAGAGCGGCGCCGCCTCAAGGAGGAGGGCCGCCCCGAGGCGCTGCGCTTCCTCATGGACGACGAGGGCGAGACCGTCGTCCACGACCTGGTGCGAGGCGAGGTGCGCTTCGAAAACGCGCTGCTGGACGACTTCGTCATCATGAAGTCGGACGGGCTGCCGACGTACAACTTCGCCGTGGTGGTCGACGACCTCGAGATGCACATCACCCACGTCATCCGGGGCGACGAGCACCTCTCCAACACGCCCCGCCAGGTGCAGGTGTACCGGGCGCTCGGGGTCGAGCCGCCGGCGTTCGCGCACCTGTCCATCTTGCTGGCTCCCGACCGTTCGAAGCTCTCCAAGCGTCACGGCGCGCAGTCGGTGGATGCGTTCCGGGAGATGGGATACTTGCCGGAGGCGATCCTCAACTATCTGGCGCTGTTGGGCTGGGGGTACGACGCCGAGCAGCAGATCTTCTCCATCCCGGAGCTGGTCGAGAAGTTTTCGCTGGAACGGGTCTCGAAGAACCCGGCCGTCTTCGACATCCAGAAGCTCGAGTGGATGAACGGCTACTACGTGCGCCAGCTCCCCGTCGACGAGCTCGCCCGGCGCAGCCGGCCCTTCCTGGAAAAGGCCGGCCTCGTGCAGCGCATCGAGCGGGGCGGCGAGGCGGCCGAGCGCACGCTGCACAAGGCTCTCGCACTCTCCCAGAGCCGCCTGCGCCACCTGGCCGACGTGCCCGAGTGGGTGCGCTACTACTTCGAGCCGCCCGCGGCGTACGACGAGAAGGCGGCCCGCAAGCACCTGCTCAAGCCGGGCGTGCCGGCGCTCCTGGACGAGGTGGCGGCCGGGCTCGAGGGGCTGGAGCCGTTCGACGAGGGCGCTCTGGAGGGGTACTTCATCCGCCTCGTGGAGCAGCGAGGGCTCAAGCTCGGCGACGTGCTGCAGCCGGTGCGGGTGGCGGTGACGGGTAAAGACGTGAGCCCGGGGATGTTCGAGGTGTTGGCGCTGGTGGGCCGGCAGGCGAGCGTCGAGCGGCTGCGGCGGGCGGCGCAGTGGGCTCAGGGGGCGCTCCAGCCGGCGGGGACGCCCCGGGCATGA
- a CDS encoding HEPN domain-containing protein: MVPVDAEEYRRWFGQSAHTLQSATRDAEEADYGWACFKAQQAAEYAVKALLRAVGDPAVGRSLVKLTETLEARPGIPVPEELRQAARTLDRHYIPPRYPDAYPSGMPYEFYDQPTACEALESARRIAAFVRDQALALGIPPDHPSSHGTESSPPPGSGQTAEGTP; the protein is encoded by the coding sequence ATGGTGCCTGTGGATGCGGAGGAGTACCGGCGGTGGTTCGGGCAGAGCGCCCACACGCTCCAGTCGGCCACGCGCGACGCTGAGGAAGCTGACTACGGGTGGGCCTGCTTCAAAGCCCAACAGGCCGCGGAATACGCCGTGAAGGCTCTACTCCGGGCGGTCGGAGACCCGGCGGTGGGCCGCTCCCTGGTCAAGCTGACCGAGACGCTCGAGGCCCGTCCCGGCATCCCCGTTCCCGAGGAACTCCGCCAGGCAGCGCGAACGCTCGACAGGCACTATATCCCGCCACGTTACCCGGACGCTTACCCCAGCGGAATGCCGTACGAGTTCTACGATCAGCCGACGGCCTGCGAAGCCCTCGAGAGCGCCAGGCGGATCGCCGCGTTCGTCCGTGACCAGGCTCTGGCGCTGGGGATACCGCCCGATCACCCCTCCAGCCACGGGACGGAGTCGAGCCCGCCGCCCGGGTCAGGGCAGACAGCGGAGGGAACGCCATGA